In Vicia villosa cultivar HV-30 ecotype Madison, WI linkage group LG7, Vvil1.0, whole genome shotgun sequence, the DNA window ttattattattattattattattattattattattattattattattaatagttctAGTAGGTCTAATTAATTCAACCCCTATTTGGTAGCAATGGACCAATTTTCTTTACTTCAAGGTTGGACATGGTTGTCATGTTTCTGATGATATAATATGATATTAGGATGAACATCAAAGTCTCTAACAAAAGAAtgatcttctttttcttcatttggAACATGTTTGTCATGTTTCTGATGATATAATATGATATTAGAATGAACATCAAAGTCCTTAACAAAAGAATGATCTGCTTTTTCTTGAGCTGGAACTTTAATAAGGTTTTTAATTGCTTCTGGCATTGCTTCCTCATTCATCTTATTCTTCCAATACTCTCCCAAATCCTTTCTTCCATAGCTCAAGTTAACAACCTATTAAATTAATTCAAAAGAAACCATCACAAatatattcaaattttaaataaaaaacaattgagCTATTATAGAAATTCTAGAGCAAGAAAGCTTACcatgagaagagagaagagaatgaAGAAAACTTGAAGGGACTTCATTTATCTTCtcgattattaatattaattttttgaatTATATAAGGGACATTGTGTCTATATATATACACAAATATAATCAGAGTCAAGtgtattgatacttgtgatatcaAAGTTGGTCAACATTCACCATAAATTTAGTCAACTCAAAAAGACTTTTCATTAGTAcaatattaatttgattatagtacCAAATGAAGTGAAGTCATATTTTTGTAAATTGGAGAATTTTTATGAAACCTATGGCCACTACATGAAtgtggacagaataaaatgacaCCGACCAAATAAGTTATATTTATTTAAGTTAGGGCTAGAgatgagtcgagtcgagtcgaatTCCTCTCAATTCAGTTTGACTCGTTAAGAAATGACCGggttcgagttcgagttcatcACGAActtgactcgttaagaattggccgagttcgagttcgagctCATCACGAACTTTTTTTCCAGCTCAAACTCAACTTGTTAGAAGCTCACGAACATCTCGGTTCAACTCGTTAGGTTTATCTTATTAGATTCAACTAGCATATTTTCCAGACTTAAAAGTAAACTTTTTAAGtctacttttatatatatatatatatatatatatatatatatatatatatatatatatatatatatatatatatatatatatatatatatatatatatatatatatatatttgacattttaaaataatattttttaaattaaaaaatatagaaataaaataaaatttataagattAAAATTTATACGATGTTATTCTATTTGTATACTTTTTTCTAAAAGTATTTTGCTCTCttgaaaatataaattttcaattaaaaccgttagattaataaaaatatagtGTTAAGATTTGGAGCAAATATTTAAACTTattcttaaagacaatataattcatctcatatataatcgagttgactcatgaacctaattGAGTTGGATAtgcatatttttgtgataaaactcaAATCGAAAAACAACGGGTTAGTTTGAATTGGATTAATTAGATACATTAGAAACAAATGtgcaacatttttttaaaaaaatatttaatttacattAACTAATTTTCCATAATAATAtacaatttttaattattttttgtttttctctaTAGGTTATGAATGTCACAAGTGGCGTTTCAAGTAAAAAAAGATATGTATTTTCTTTAGATGATTACAAATGTTTTACAAATGAAGAACATTCACATAAATCAAACCTAAACAAAAGTATTGACGATTGATGTGTTAATAAAGGAAATAATACAACTAATAGGAAGCATctcatataagaaaattagtaATGATTGATAAGATCAGCTGTATTCATAACAATGCAATGTTGTTGTTTATTCTCAAATACCCTCCTTAAGTTGGAGTGTGAGGATTATGAGCACCCAACTTGAATGTTAACTCCTGAAATTGTTTTGCACTTAGAGCCTTGGTAAAAATATGTGCTTGTTGTTTCTTGGTGGAAACATAACTAGTAGAAATTGTACATTCTTGCAAATGTGTGCAAATAAAATGACAATCCACTTCTATGTGTTTCTTTTTACGCGGTATACGGGGTTGGCTGCAACGTGTATGGCAGCCTGATTATTGCAAAACAACATAGCTGGTGAATCATATTGGACTTGTAAACTAGATAATAAGCCCTACAACAGTACAACCAGACTTCACTTATGGCATGACCCATGGCTCTATACTCTGCCTCACTATATGACTCTGACATAGGAGGACTATTTTTTCACTTACGACATGACCCATGGCTCTATACTCTGCCTCAAGAGCTTTGAATTTTGTTGCCATGACTTGTTCCATTCTGGTTTCTTCACTGCTTCTTGATAGCTTTGAGGTTCTTCAATTCCATGGAATGCCGCAAGATAGGCATGTAGGTGCGAGAATAACaattattattgataaaattgGTGATATGATAGACTTTACATGAGAAGTGTGACTAAGTCACAGGGATTCACTAGAATTAAAATTACAATTGATCAAACTTGAAAGGCTCGGAAGAGACCATGCTGGGGGGTGCCGCATTCTCTAGTGCCAAAGGGTGGTATCATCTTTCTGGCTTGTTGTAAAAGCAAATCCTTGCATCATCCCCTCTTACACATAAACCCCATTATGCATGTTACTCGATCCAATCCTCCTCCTCGTGGCTAGGTCATGTATTACACAAGAACCACACTGATAAGTTATCATGCAATTTAAATCACGTGTCAACTTATGTATAGAAATTAAGATGCAATTATAATCGGACACAACCAACACATTAGACAATTTGATATTTATATCCAGTTTAAAATCTCCAATTCTTTCTACTAATATAGTATTTCTAATGGGGACTATGATATAGAAAAGTTTATCAAATGATTATATTCCTTCTAATAAATGAGTCATGGAAGTGGAAACGTTGGCGAAATCTTTCTCCTGAGACTGGTTTAGAGCATATTCAAAAGGCTAATTGTTTTCATAATCCTATGTTCTGTTTGATTTTGGTTGAGTTTATTTCGTGCTTTTGTAATTTTTCTGGTTGGCTCCTTTGTACTGCGAGTTTAAGTATCCCTTGTATTCTCTTTAATATAACatatttacttataaaaaaaataccatCATTTGTGTTCTTGTACACAACATTTTGGATAAGTAACTCTAATTGTTTATAGtattttgttaataaattgtgtagtttataaatttatttaaggaGAAAAAAGTATTAGTTTATATAAaatactttttattatttttttatatattacgaaaaaagattaaataaataagacatgttaaccaaaaaaaaatctattttaaaaagggTCTTATAAAAAATGacagaaaatacttaaaaacaaaacaaaactttaaaGTCAATATTTATGAAAATTAAATCCTCTTTAAGATTATGAACTAAATTAACTTTGAGAAAATGAAATTTTGAACTagtgatttttagccaaaaaagtAGTATACCAAAGTTGTCAAAATTATCGAAAGTGGCTTTATGAGGactaattaaacaaaaaataaaataaaaataataatcatatagcagtagtaaaaaaaaaaatggatACACTTTCATTATTTAATGACATACTTCATAATATAGCCAATAACAATGCCTTGATgacaacttatatatatataaatctacTAGTTTATTCTTTTTTAAGGCTAATTTCAACCCTTATTTGATAGCAATGAATCCATTTTCTTTACTTCAAGGTTGAACATGTTTgtcatgtttttgatgatataATATGATATTAGGATGAACATCAAAGTTCCTAACAAAAGAATGATCTTCTTTTTCTGCACTTGGAACTTGCTTgtcatgtttttgatgatataATATGATATTAGAATGAACATCAAAATCCTTAACAAAAGAATGATCATCTTTTTCTTGAGCTGGAACTTTAATAAGATTTTTAATTGCTTCTGGCATTGCTTCCTCATTCATCTTATTCTTCCAATACTCTCCCAAATCCTTTCTTCCATAGCTCATGTTAGCAACCTATtaaatcaattcaaaacaaaaacatcacTAACATATTCAAATCTCAAAACATTATACTCTCCACAACAATAGTTTTTAAGGTTTTTAATactacaattattattttttgaatatttttagagttttttttggaagaaaaagaaaacttacCATGAGAAGAGAGAAGAAAACAATGAACAAAACTTGAATGaacttcattttattttttgcttactagtatttatttttgaatgatatgagatggtatggtgtgtctctctatatatataatcTGAGTCAGGTGCATTGATATTTATGATGTCAATTTAATCAATTCAAAAACTTTATTTCATTGATATCTGTGATGTCAATTTAATCAGTtcaaaaacttttattttattagttgatATTTGTAATCTCAATTTAATAAATTCaaagacttttattttattaataggaGAATTATTCTGAAATTTATATCCACTATCTGCATCTGGACAAAGTAAAAATGACACCGACCAAATTGAATTTATTgcatttcaatgttttcatccctttgaatgaaaatcatgtcaaaaaataaatcaattttaattatatattgagtatatttaatataaaaaatttaagtatatttaattttttttaaaattaattgacacgcATAGATGTGTAAAGAGATTTTACAATGTTAATTAATCgtgattattaattttttttaattcaatttttattataataatttataaaataacatttataaataattatgatATATCGACGGTAAAAAGTTTCACGATAAAAGTGTATGGCAATTTAGAGGGAGAAATTAAATAGTAAGAGCCGAGTTAAATTTTGTCAAATTTAAATTTGACTTGTTAAAAATTTTAAAGCCTAAGTGTATGTTTGATTCCACGtctattaaatttaaaatcaattatagaGATTGATTGGAGTGATTTTGTGGTGTTTAGTTTTTCAAAAGTAGAATTGAATTTGTcactagaattgattctactttttttttttttgacagaaacaaACTTAACGACTTTCATTCCTTAAGCAAAGATCAATACAAAGAGGTACCATATTAAAGAAATTAtgcctagaccaagaattggccgccttagctaaAGTATGGGCgaccgaattcgcttggcgcttaataaactttacctcaaagttcggaaaGAGAAACAACAAATTCTGAATATTCTTAATAATAAGGCTAAACTCAGAATTACCTACATGTTTAGAGCGAATAACTTTAGTTACAATTTGACAATCACTTTCAAAGATAACATGAGATAACTGAAGAGAGATGGCATGTTGGATTGCTTCCTTCAAAGCGGAGGCTTCAGCTTCAATGACGGAAAGAGAACCCACATCCCAGGCCACTCCACCTGTGATAAATCTCCCCACATGATCCCTAAAGCACCATCCTCTATTAGTAGTACCACAAACCTTGTTGAAAGTTGCGTCAACATTGCACTTTACTTGGTTTACCGTAGGTGGAACCCAAATTCCATAATTAATATTAGGACCGGAAGGATTTTGCTTCTCTTTGGCTAAGAACCAATCGTACCAATTTTGATAGGCTTGTAAACCGACCCGCATAGGGTCTTCACGAGTATCTTGCCATACTACATTATTTCTACTTCTCCAGAGCATCTCAAGACAAACCGCAAATCTTCCTGCATTCCTACGATCCTCACGGCTACAAACATCAAAAATAAGTGACTTAGCATCGCGGAATGTATGTAAACGGGATTCTATAATAGAtgacaaacctgctgcccgccaactTTGGCTAGTAGAACAACACCCAAAGAACACATGccactcatcttcatcttctaacTCACACCAAGGACATAAGGTCGGGCATTGAACATGATGTTGTTGAAGTTTTGACCGGGTCGGGAGACAACCCCTACAAATTCGCCATAACAAGTGTTTAGCTCTGGGAGGCGCTAGAATACTCCAAAGATTACTCCACTTGC includes these proteins:
- the LOC131617773 gene encoding uncharacterized protein LOC131617773; translated protein: MKSLQVFFILFSLLMVVNLSYGRKDLGEYWKNKMNEEAMPEAIKNLIKVPAQEKADHSFVKDFDVHSNIILYHQKHDKHVPNEEKEDHSFVRDFDVHPNIILYHQKHDNHVQP
- the LOC131617774 gene encoding uncharacterized protein LOC131617774; protein product: MKFIQVLFIVFFSLLMVANMSYGRKDLGEYWKNKMNEEAMPEAIKNLIKVPAQEKDDHSFVKDFDVHSNIILYHQKHDKQVPSAEKEDHSFVRNFDVHPNIILYHQKHDKHVQP